From the Microbacterium thalassium genome, one window contains:
- a CDS encoding PrsW family intramembrane metalloprotease, whose amino-acid sequence MTLPEPSSRPRPSLVPPEFPSPLAQPSHARAASIAPPAAAAAPVPAGPPVPAGAARRGRSAPIWLFGILLVVLVILIAYFLTAIGPAASIIGMVLALLPLAGVLLAVRIVDRWEPEPIGLLILAVAWGAVAAVGIALGVDLLLAVMFGQSSSTAAEVLSAVVQAPVVEEVGKGLGLLVILAVGRRAFDGPVDGIVYGALIGAGFAFTENIQYFAISLIDGGVADVSVTFFMRGILSPFAHVMFTSVTGFAVGLAVRRGASVGGALGPWAVGLAGAIALHALWNGSAVLGDFFALYLMLQVPLFVLFIFGIVFLRREEARLTRARLSDYAAAGWFTPQEVDMLATGRGRKAAMDWAGTLRGDRRPLMRSFISDATALAAARQRALTGRDPHAADDERMLLDRATAARAALFAP is encoded by the coding sequence ATGACGCTCCCCGAACCGTCGAGCAGGCCGCGCCCGTCCCTCGTGCCGCCGGAGTTCCCGTCGCCGCTGGCTCAGCCCAGTCACGCCCGCGCGGCGAGCATCGCCCCGCCCGCGGCCGCCGCGGCGCCGGTCCCCGCGGGTCCGCCCGTGCCCGCGGGAGCGGCTCGACGGGGCCGCTCGGCCCCGATCTGGCTGTTCGGCATCCTGCTGGTCGTCCTGGTCATCCTGATCGCGTACTTCCTGACGGCGATCGGGCCGGCGGCTTCGATCATCGGCATGGTGCTCGCGCTGCTTCCGCTCGCCGGCGTCCTCCTCGCGGTGCGCATCGTGGACAGGTGGGAGCCCGAGCCGATCGGGCTTCTCATCCTGGCCGTCGCGTGGGGAGCCGTCGCGGCCGTCGGGATCGCACTGGGTGTGGATCTGCTTCTCGCGGTGATGTTCGGGCAGAGCTCGTCGACGGCGGCCGAGGTCCTCTCCGCGGTCGTCCAGGCCCCCGTGGTCGAGGAGGTCGGCAAGGGTCTTGGCCTGCTGGTGATCCTGGCGGTGGGGCGCCGAGCGTTCGACGGCCCCGTCGACGGCATCGTCTACGGCGCGCTCATCGGCGCCGGCTTCGCCTTCACCGAGAACATCCAGTACTTCGCCATCAGCCTGATCGACGGCGGTGTCGCCGATGTCTCGGTCACGTTCTTCATGCGCGGCATCCTGTCTCCGTTCGCGCACGTCATGTTCACCAGCGTCACCGGCTTCGCCGTCGGGCTCGCCGTGCGCCGTGGCGCGTCGGTCGGCGGCGCGCTGGGACCGTGGGCGGTGGGTCTCGCGGGCGCCATCGCGCTCCACGCCCTGTGGAACGGCTCGGCCGTCCTCGGCGACTTCTTCGCCCTGTACCTGATGCTGCAGGTGCCGCTGTTCGTGCTCTTCATCTTCGGCATCGTCTTCCTCCGCCGTGAGGAGGCGCGTCTGACCCGCGCGCGGCTGTCGGACTACGCCGCCGCCGGCTGGTTCACGCCGCAGGAGGTCGACATGCTCGCCACCGGGCGGGGACGCAAGGCGGCGATGGACTGGGCGGGCACCCTGCGGGGCGACCGGCGCCCGCTGATGCGGTCGTTCATCTCCGATGCGACCGCGCTGGCGGCGGCGCGCCAGCGGGCGCTCACCGGTCGCGACCCGCACGCAGCCGACGACGAGCGGATGTTGCTGGACCGCGCGACGGCGGCGCGCGCCGCGCTGTTCGCACCGTGA
- a CDS encoding FKBP-type peptidyl-prolyl cis-trans isomerase: MSDNRSKPEIDAPQGPAPTELVVRDLIVGDGAEAKAGDTVTVHYVGVAYDSGEEFDSSWNRGETIQFPLRGLIQGWQDGIPGMKVGGRRELVIPPHLAYGPAGGHFLGGKTLIFVIDLVAVG, encoded by the coding sequence ATGAGCGACAACCGCAGCAAGCCCGAGATCGACGCACCCCAGGGCCCGGCTCCCACCGAGCTCGTCGTCCGCGACCTCATCGTCGGCGACGGCGCCGAGGCCAAGGCCGGCGACACCGTCACCGTCCACTACGTCGGCGTCGCGTACGACTCCGGCGAGGAGTTCGACTCCTCGTGGAACCGCGGCGAGACGATCCAGTTCCCCCTGCGCGGCCTCATCCAGGGGTGGCAGGACGGCATCCCCGGCATGAAGGTCGGCGGACGCCGCGAACTCGTCATCCCGCCGCACCTCGCGTACGGTCCCGCCGGCGGGCACTTCCTCGGCGGCAAGACCCTCATCTTCGTCATCGACCTCGTCGCCGTGGGCTGA
- a CDS encoding YceI family protein, with protein sequence MTDTTTIDVPGYKAGTWVLDPSHSEVTFSVRHMMISKVRGTFGVKSATIVAPENPLEATVEAHVDVASIDTKDEGRDTHLRSGDFFDVENHPSMTFVSTGTRYEGGEFLVDGDLTIRGTTKPATFTLEFGGFGTDPWGNYKAGATATTVIDREDFGLTWNAALETGGVLVGKDVTISLDLQGALQQS encoded by the coding sequence ATGACCGACACCACCACGATCGACGTCCCCGGCTACAAGGCGGGCACCTGGGTGCTCGACCCGTCGCACAGCGAGGTCACGTTCAGCGTGCGCCACATGATGATCTCGAAGGTGCGCGGCACCTTCGGCGTCAAGAGCGCCACGATCGTCGCCCCCGAGAACCCGCTCGAGGCGACGGTGGAGGCGCACGTGGACGTCGCCTCGATCGACACCAAGGACGAGGGCCGCGACACGCACCTGCGCTCGGGCGACTTCTTCGACGTGGAGAACCACCCCTCGATGACCTTCGTCTCGACCGGCACCCGGTACGAGGGCGGCGAGTTCCTCGTGGACGGCGACCTGACCATCCGCGGCACCACCAAGCCGGCGACCTTCACGCTCGAGTTCGGCGGCTTCGGCACCGACCCGTGGGGCAACTACAAGGCCGGCGCGACGGCCACGACCGTCATCGACCGCGAGGACTTCGGCCTCACGTGGAACGCCGCGCTCGAGACCGGCGGCGTCCTCGTCGGCAAGGACGTCACCATCAGCCTCGACCTGCAGGGCGCCCTTCAGCAGTCCTGA
- a CDS encoding DMT family transporter — translation MTTASTPATAQTRTTPNASVAIQFALAGLVWGSSFLFIAVALTGISPTQVAWSRLALGAIALGLVVALRRERLPRSPRVWGHMTVLAVTFCVVPYLLFSWAQQHVTSGLASIYNATTPIMTAIMAGLVLRAEKLKPVQIAGIVIGMLGVAVIIAPWQGLDFSQSLVAQFAILGATACYGFSLAYMRRFASNTGMSAAMFSFLNIGIGAVVMTLLAPVIALQPVRLDPWVVASVVLLGFFGTGFAYIWNQNTVRAWGPTRASTVTYITPVVGVALGAVVLGEQLGWNEPMGALVVFLGILLAQNRLRLRRRRDPAGRVGAAAPPDTIRTAEGRPAGRG, via the coding sequence GTGACCACCGCCTCGACCCCTGCCACGGCGCAGACGCGAACGACGCCGAACGCGTCCGTCGCGATCCAGTTCGCGCTCGCCGGCCTCGTGTGGGGGTCCAGCTTCCTGTTCATCGCGGTCGCCCTCACCGGGATCTCGCCGACGCAGGTCGCGTGGTCGCGGCTGGCGCTCGGCGCGATCGCGCTCGGCCTCGTCGTGGCGCTGCGCCGCGAGCGCCTGCCGCGGTCGCCGCGGGTGTGGGGACACATGACGGTGCTCGCCGTCACGTTCTGCGTCGTGCCGTACCTGCTGTTCTCGTGGGCGCAGCAGCACGTCACCAGCGGACTCGCGAGCATCTACAACGCCACCACCCCGATCATGACCGCGATCATGGCGGGCCTCGTGCTGCGCGCCGAGAAGCTCAAGCCCGTGCAGATCGCCGGCATCGTCATCGGCATGCTCGGCGTCGCCGTGATCATCGCGCCGTGGCAGGGCCTCGACTTCTCGCAAAGCCTCGTCGCGCAGTTCGCGATCCTCGGGGCGACCGCCTGCTACGGCTTCAGCCTCGCGTACATGCGCCGGTTCGCGTCGAACACGGGGATGAGCGCGGCGATGTTCTCATTCCTGAACATCGGCATCGGCGCCGTCGTCATGACCCTGCTCGCGCCCGTCATCGCACTGCAGCCGGTGCGACTGGACCCGTGGGTCGTCGCCAGCGTCGTGCTGCTTGGGTTCTTCGGCACCGGCTTCGCCTACATCTGGAACCAGAACACGGTCCGCGCGTGGGGCCCCACGCGGGCGTCGACCGTGACGTACATCACGCCGGTCGTCGGCGTCGCGCTCGGAGCAGTGGTCCTGGGCGAGCAGCTCGGCTGGAACGAGCCGATGGGAGCACTCGTGGTGTTCCTCGGCATCCTGCTCGCCCAGAACCGGCTGCGGCTCCGGCGCCGCCGCGATCCGGCGGGGCGGGTGGGGGCGGCCGCCCCGCCGGACACGATCAGGACTGCTGAAGGGCGCCCTGCAGGTCGAGGCTGA
- the rpsO gene encoding 30S ribosomal protein S15 translates to MALDADVKKAIIEEYATHPGDTGSPEVQVAMLTQRIKDLTEHLKEHKHDHHSRRGLFLLVGQRRRLLGYLQDIDIERYRSLIERLGLRR, encoded by the coding sequence ATGGCACTGGATGCAGACGTCAAGAAGGCGATCATCGAAGAGTACGCGACGCACCCCGGTGACACCGGATCCCCCGAGGTGCAGGTCGCGATGCTGACGCAGCGCATCAAGGACCTCACCGAGCACCTCAAGGAGCACAAGCACGACCACCACTCGCGTCGTGGCCTGTTCCTGCTCGTCGGTCAGCGCCGCCGTCTGCTCGGCTACCTCCAGGACATCGACATCGAGCGCTACCGCTCGCTGATCGAGCGCCTGGGGCTCCGCCGCTAA
- a CDS encoding isopenicillin N synthase family dioxygenase, which produces MAESTLPILDLSDLDRGPDAAAAFREALRAATHEVGFFYLTGTGVPAALEERMLRATREFFALPEAAKLEIENVTSPHFRGYTRVGGERTQGRVDWREQIDIGPERTAVDDPGAPDHARLIGPNLWPTALPGLRAVTEEWVDHLSGVSRRLLRAWALSLGADEDYFDRHFGEPQTLLKVVRYPGVDDPEPAQGVGAHKDSGVLTLLWVEPGKGGLQVERDGAWVDAPPVPGAFVVNIGEMLEHATGGYLTATNHRVVSPAFPDDRISIPFFFNPSLDARFPVIDLPPELAAQARGVTRDPANPIHDLHGENALKSRLRAHPDVAERWHADLLAARGTPEHTQA; this is translated from the coding sequence ATGGCTGAGTCCACGCTCCCGATCCTCGACCTGTCCGACCTCGACCGCGGGCCGGACGCCGCCGCCGCGTTCCGCGAGGCGCTGCGCGCCGCGACCCACGAGGTGGGCTTCTTCTACCTGACCGGCACCGGCGTGCCGGCCGCACTCGAAGAGCGGATGCTGCGCGCGACGCGGGAGTTCTTCGCCCTTCCGGAGGCCGCCAAGCTCGAGATCGAGAACGTCACCAGCCCGCACTTCCGCGGCTACACGCGCGTGGGCGGCGAGCGCACGCAGGGCCGGGTCGACTGGCGCGAGCAGATCGACATCGGGCCGGAGCGCACAGCCGTCGACGATCCGGGCGCTCCCGACCATGCGCGGCTCATCGGGCCGAACCTGTGGCCGACGGCGCTGCCCGGTCTGCGCGCGGTCACGGAGGAGTGGGTCGATCACCTCTCCGGCGTCTCACGCCGGCTGCTGCGCGCGTGGGCACTCTCGCTCGGCGCCGACGAGGACTACTTCGACCGTCACTTCGGCGAGCCCCAGACCCTGCTCAAGGTGGTGCGGTATCCGGGTGTCGACGACCCGGAGCCCGCGCAGGGGGTCGGCGCCCACAAGGACTCCGGCGTGCTCACGCTGCTGTGGGTGGAGCCCGGCAAGGGCGGCCTGCAGGTCGAGCGGGACGGTGCGTGGGTGGATGCGCCGCCGGTGCCGGGGGCCTTCGTGGTGAACATCGGCGAGATGCTGGAGCACGCGACCGGGGGCTATCTCACGGCCACGAACCATCGCGTGGTCTCCCCCGCCTTCCCCGACGACCGGATCTCGATCCCGTTCTTCTTCAACCCGTCGCTGGACGCGCGCTTCCCCGTCATCGATCTCCCGCCGGAGCTCGCCGCGCAGGCCCGCGGCGTCACGCGCGATCCGGCGAACCCCATTCACGATCTGCACGGCGAGAACGCCCTGAAGTCGCGCCTGCGCGCACACCCCGACGTCGCCGAGCGCTGGCACGCAGATCTGCTGGCCGCGCGAGGCACCCCGGAGCACACCCAGGCATGA
- the efeU gene encoding iron uptake transporter permease EfeU, whose product MLATFLIGLREGLEAALVVGILVAYLTRLGRRDVLPRLWAGVGLAVGLALAIGAVLTFGAYSLTFQAQEILGGTLSLVAVGMVTWMIFWMQRTARTMKKTLEGGIDRALAQGSMWALVVLGFVSVAREGVESALLLWSMVESFGDAPAALTGAVLGIAVSVAAGYFIAKGALRLNLRVFFTWTGAFLVIVAAGVLAYAIHDLQEAAVLPGPFTAGAPVDPVTGAVAVGWAGFPFGWAFDLSGVIAPGSAIAVILQAIVGFMPQMTWLQVIAWVLYVAIVGTSYLRGVRGPERAARPAPAVAPASVPPSPHMRDALVSSASTEGAR is encoded by the coding sequence GTGCTCGCCACGTTCCTGATCGGACTCCGCGAGGGCCTCGAGGCCGCGCTGGTGGTCGGCATCCTCGTCGCGTATCTCACGCGCCTCGGCCGGCGCGACGTGCTGCCCCGCCTGTGGGCGGGCGTCGGCCTCGCCGTCGGCCTCGCGCTCGCGATCGGCGCCGTCCTGACGTTCGGCGCGTACAGCCTGACCTTCCAGGCGCAGGAGATCCTCGGCGGCACGCTGTCGCTGGTCGCGGTCGGCATGGTCACGTGGATGATCTTCTGGATGCAGCGCACCGCGCGCACCATGAAGAAGACGCTCGAGGGCGGCATCGACCGCGCACTCGCGCAGGGGAGCATGTGGGCGCTGGTCGTCCTCGGCTTCGTCTCCGTCGCGCGCGAGGGTGTGGAGTCCGCGCTTCTGCTGTGGTCGATGGTGGAGTCCTTCGGCGATGCGCCGGCGGCGCTGACCGGCGCCGTGCTCGGCATCGCCGTCTCGGTCGCGGCGGGCTACTTCATCGCGAAGGGCGCGCTGCGGCTGAACCTGCGCGTCTTCTTCACGTGGACCGGGGCCTTCCTCGTCATCGTCGCCGCCGGCGTCCTCGCCTACGCGATCCACGACCTGCAGGAGGCCGCCGTCCTTCCGGGCCCCTTCACGGCCGGCGCTCCGGTCGACCCGGTCACCGGCGCCGTCGCGGTCGGCTGGGCGGGCTTCCCGTTCGGCTGGGCGTTCGACCTCAGCGGGGTCATCGCGCCCGGCAGCGCCATCGCGGTCATCCTCCAGGCGATCGTCGGCTTCATGCCCCAGATGACCTGGCTCCAGGTCATCGCCTGGGTGCTGTACGTCGCCATCGTCGGCACCTCCTACCTGCGCGGCGTGCGCGGACCCGAGCGCGCCGCGCGCCCGGCGCCCGCTGTCGCGCCGGCATCCGTCCCCCCGTCCCCCCACATGCGAGACGCGCTCGTCTCCTCAGCTTCCACAGAAGGAGCCCGATGA
- the efeO gene encoding iron uptake system protein EfeO — protein MTPHRTLGALSIAAVAALALAGCVAKADLAAAEGIAVTSTADACEVSTAEITSGTVAFDVQNEGDQITEFYVLASDGLRIVGEVENIAPGTSRTLSMVAQPGEYITLCKPGMIGEGVGRAAFTVSGEAVAVDETDSERKDEAVALYAAFVKDQVSRLVPAVEEFAAAYASGDDETAREQFPQVRAYYERIEPVAEALGDLDPRIDYREVDAVAEGLDWTGFHRIEKDLWVPAEDALNSDGETPAWQDWSPSTDEERALYADLLVADIAELYAYVHSDDFLDALASQGVAGLSNGAIALLDEVATGKITGEEDWWSGTDLWDFAANVEGSKMAFSLVRDIAADSGDAGAALVDDIDGGYAALEEALAAHGSLETGFVSFPTLTDAEKRELSDLINVLAEPLSQLTATILE, from the coding sequence ATGACCCCCCACCGGACCCTTGGTGCCCTCTCGATCGCCGCCGTCGCCGCCCTCGCGCTGGCCGGCTGCGTCGCGAAGGCGGACCTCGCCGCCGCCGAAGGCATCGCCGTGACCTCGACCGCCGACGCGTGCGAGGTCTCCACCGCCGAGATCACGAGCGGCACGGTCGCCTTCGACGTGCAGAACGAGGGCGACCAGATCACCGAGTTCTACGTGCTGGCCTCGGACGGCCTGCGGATCGTCGGCGAGGTCGAGAACATCGCCCCCGGGACGTCGCGCACGCTCAGCATGGTCGCGCAGCCGGGGGAGTACATCACGCTGTGCAAGCCCGGCATGATCGGCGAGGGTGTCGGCCGCGCCGCGTTCACGGTTTCGGGCGAGGCCGTCGCCGTCGACGAGACGGACTCCGAGCGCAAGGACGAGGCCGTCGCGCTATACGCGGCGTTCGTCAAGGACCAGGTCAGCCGCCTCGTGCCGGCCGTCGAGGAGTTCGCTGCGGCGTACGCCTCGGGCGACGACGAGACCGCCCGCGAGCAGTTCCCGCAGGTGCGCGCGTACTACGAGCGCATCGAGCCGGTCGCCGAGGCGCTGGGCGACCTCGACCCGCGCATCGACTACCGCGAAGTCGACGCCGTCGCCGAGGGCCTGGACTGGACCGGCTTCCACCGCATCGAGAAGGACCTGTGGGTCCCCGCCGAGGACGCCCTCAACTCCGACGGCGAAACGCCGGCGTGGCAGGACTGGTCCCCGTCGACCGACGAGGAGCGCGCCCTCTACGCGGACCTGCTCGTCGCCGACATCGCGGAGCTCTACGCCTACGTCCACTCGGACGACTTCCTCGACGCCCTCGCGTCGCAGGGCGTCGCGGGTCTCTCCAACGGCGCGATCGCGCTGCTCGACGAGGTCGCGACCGGCAAGATCACCGGCGAAGAGGACTGGTGGTCGGGAACCGACCTGTGGGACTTCGCCGCCAACGTCGAGGGCTCGAAGATGGCGTTCTCGCTCGTGCGCGACATCGCGGCCGACTCCGGGGACGCCGGCGCCGCGCTCGTCGACGACATCGACGGCGGCTACGCCGCGCTCGAGGAGGCCCTGGCCGCCCACGGATCGCTCGAGACGGGCTTCGTGTCGTTCCCGACGCTCACCGACGCCGAGAAGCGCGAGCTGTCGGACCTCATCAACGTGCTGGCCGAGCCGCTCTCGCAGCTGACGGCCACGATTCTGGAGTGA
- the efeB gene encoding iron uptake transporter deferrochelatase/peroxidase subunit, translating to MTVDQSPTPHEGLSRRGLIGLALGAGAAGIAVGAGAGVAAAAAVRAGQDGGAASAYDFHGSHQAGITTPVQDHLHFASFDMMAGADRDDLITLLQDWSYAAARITQGLDVSATGAVGGSPQAPPDDTGEALGLAASGLTITFGFGPALFEKDGVDRFGIAARRPAELERLPAFLGDDLDPGASDGDLCIQACADDPQVAVHAVRNLTRIAFGRARLRWSQLGFGRTSRTTQVQQTPRNLFGFKDGTANILADDTEALDEHVWVGAQDEPAWMAGGSYLVARKIAMLIETWDRVQLAEQETIVGRTKGTGAPLSGGDEFTEPDFSGDAMPETSHVRLAHPDFNGGNRILRRGYNYVDGNNTLGRLDAGLFFLSFQRSPSQFVQLQRALSTDVMNEYLRHVGSGLWAVPPGVTAGSYIGEGLFA from the coding sequence GTGACCGTCGACCAGTCGCCGACCCCGCACGAAGGACTCTCCCGTCGCGGGCTGATCGGCCTCGCGCTGGGAGCCGGAGCCGCAGGCATCGCCGTCGGCGCCGGCGCCGGCGTCGCGGCGGCCGCCGCCGTGCGCGCGGGGCAGGACGGCGGCGCGGCATCCGCCTACGACTTCCATGGGAGCCACCAGGCCGGGATCACCACGCCGGTGCAGGATCACCTGCACTTCGCGTCGTTCGACATGATGGCCGGCGCGGACCGCGACGACCTGATCACGCTGCTGCAGGACTGGTCCTACGCCGCCGCGCGCATCACGCAGGGTCTCGACGTCAGCGCCACCGGCGCGGTCGGCGGGTCGCCGCAGGCGCCGCCGGATGACACCGGCGAGGCGCTCGGCCTCGCCGCCAGCGGCCTGACGATCACGTTCGGCTTCGGACCGGCGCTGTTCGAGAAGGACGGCGTCGACCGCTTCGGCATCGCCGCGCGGCGCCCGGCCGAGCTCGAGCGGCTGCCCGCGTTCCTCGGCGACGATCTGGATCCCGGCGCCTCCGACGGAGACCTGTGCATCCAGGCGTGCGCCGACGACCCCCAGGTCGCCGTGCACGCCGTGCGCAACCTCACCCGCATCGCGTTCGGGCGGGCACGTCTGCGGTGGTCGCAGCTGGGCTTCGGGCGGACGTCCCGCACGACGCAGGTGCAGCAGACGCCGCGCAACCTCTTCGGGTTCAAGGACGGCACCGCCAACATCCTCGCGGACGACACCGAGGCGCTCGACGAGCACGTGTGGGTCGGCGCGCAGGACGAGCCGGCGTGGATGGCGGGCGGGTCGTATCTCGTCGCGCGAAAGATCGCGATGCTGATCGAGACGTGGGATCGCGTCCAGCTGGCCGAGCAGGAGACGATCGTCGGGCGCACGAAGGGCACCGGCGCTCCGCTATCGGGCGGGGACGAGTTCACCGAGCCCGACTTCAGCGGCGACGCGATGCCCGAGACCAGCCACGTGCGCCTCGCGCACCCGGACTTCAACGGCGGCAACCGGATCCTCCGGCGCGGGTACAACTACGTCGACGGCAACAACACGCTCGGGCGCCTCGATGCTGGCCTGTTCTTCCTGTCGTTCCAGCGCAGCCCGAGCCAGTTCGTCCAGCTGCAGCGCGCGCTGTCGACCGACGTGATGAACGAGTATCTGCGCCATGTCGGGTCGGGCCTGTGGGCGGTTCCGCCGGGCGTGACGGCCGGCTCGTACATCGGCGAGGGTCTGTTCGCCTAG
- a CDS encoding LLM class flavin-dependent oxidoreductase, with amino-acid sequence MQFGIFTVSDITQDPTNGTTPSEAERIRATLAIAKHAEEVGLDVFALGEHHNPPFWSSSPTTTLAYIAAQTERLVLSTATTLITTNDPVKIAEDYAMLQHVSGGRADLMIGRGNTGPVYPWFGKDIRQGLPIAIESYNLLHRLWHEDVVDWEGKFRTPLQGFTSTPRPLDGVAPFVWHGSIRTPEIAEQAAYYGDGFFANNIFWPKEHYQRLITLYRQRYAHYGHGTPEQAIVGLGGQVFMRANSQDAVREFRPYFDNAPVYGHGPSLEDFSDMTPLTVGSPQQVIDRYAAMRDHFGDYQRQLFLIDHAGLPLKTVLEQLDILGGEVVPVLRKELAKNRPAEVPDAPTHANRVAAAYGDGPARQAVPGANRGDNLTAGSPYQDSRPAAGSAFGSAATKAGAR; translated from the coding sequence ATGCAGTTCGGCATCTTCACGGTCAGCGACATCACGCAGGACCCGACGAACGGGACCACGCCCAGCGAAGCCGAGCGCATCCGGGCGACCCTCGCCATCGCCAAGCACGCCGAAGAGGTCGGCCTCGACGTCTTCGCCCTCGGGGAGCACCACAACCCGCCGTTCTGGTCGTCATCGCCCACGACCACCCTCGCCTACATCGCCGCCCAGACCGAGCGCCTCGTGCTCTCGACGGCGACGACGCTGATCACGACGAACGACCCGGTGAAGATCGCCGAGGACTACGCCATGCTGCAGCACGTGTCCGGCGGCCGCGCCGACCTCATGATCGGCCGCGGCAACACCGGGCCGGTCTACCCGTGGTTCGGCAAGGACATCCGCCAGGGGCTGCCGATCGCCATCGAGAGCTACAACCTGCTCCACCGCCTGTGGCACGAGGACGTCGTGGACTGGGAGGGGAAGTTCCGCACACCGCTGCAGGGCTTCACCTCGACGCCGCGGCCCCTCGACGGTGTGGCGCCGTTCGTGTGGCACGGCTCGATCCGCACCCCCGAGATCGCCGAGCAGGCCGCGTACTACGGCGACGGCTTCTTCGCGAACAACATCTTCTGGCCCAAGGAGCACTACCAGCGCCTCATCACGCTGTACCGCCAGCGCTACGCGCACTACGGCCACGGCACGCCCGAGCAGGCGATCGTGGGCCTCGGCGGCCAGGTGTTCATGCGGGCCAACTCGCAGGACGCCGTGCGCGAGTTCCGTCCCTACTTCGACAACGCCCCCGTCTACGGCCACGGCCCGAGCCTCGAGGACTTCAGTGACATGACGCCGCTGACGGTCGGCTCGCCCCAGCAGGTCATCGACCGGTACGCGGCCATGCGCGACCACTTCGGCGACTACCAGCGCCAGCTGTTCCTCATCGACCACGCGGGGCTGCCCCTGAAGACCGTGCTCGAGCAGCTCGACATCCTGGGCGGCGAGGTCGTCCCGGTGCTGCGCAAGGAGCTCGCGAAGAACCGCCCCGCCGAGGTCCCCGACGCCCCGACGCACGCGAACCGCGTCGCGGCCGCGTACGGCGACGGGCCCGCGCGCCAGGCCGTGCCCGGCGCGAACCGCGGCGACAACCTGACGGCCGGGTCGCCGTACCAGGACTCCCGTCCGGCCGCCGGGTCCGCCTTCGGCTCGGCCGCCACCAAGGCGGGTGCGCGATGA
- a CDS encoding FMN reductase: protein MTAARRIAVVSAGLSNPSSTRMLADRLAAATAAELTERGIDVEVDVFELRDHAHDITNNLLTGFAPPALESVINAVVSADAIIAVTPIFSTSYSGLFKAFIDVIDPDALTGKPVLIGANAGSARHSLAIDYAIRPLFTYLHAEPVSTGVFAASSDWGGAADEVAPLSARIERGARELAEAIARHDAAAVTDPFAPESYLGEGRSFGHLLGGLAGE, encoded by the coding sequence ATGACCGCCGCCCGCCGCATCGCCGTCGTCTCGGCCGGCCTGTCGAACCCCTCGTCGACCCGGATGCTCGCCGACCGCCTGGCGGCCGCCACCGCCGCCGAGCTGACCGAGCGGGGCATCGACGTCGAGGTCGACGTGTTCGAGCTGAGGGACCACGCGCACGACATCACCAACAATCTGCTGACGGGCTTCGCGCCGCCGGCGCTGGAGTCGGTCATCAACGCGGTCGTGTCCGCCGATGCGATCATCGCGGTGACGCCCATCTTCTCGACCAGCTACTCGGGTCTGTTCAAGGCCTTCATCGACGTGATCGATCCCGACGCCCTCACCGGCAAGCCCGTGCTCATCGGCGCCAACGCGGGCAGTGCCCGCCACTCGCTCGCGATCGACTACGCCATCCGGCCGCTGTTCACCTACCTCCACGCCGAACCGGTGTCGACCGGGGTGTTCGCCGCCTCCAGCGACTGGGGCGGGGCGGCCGACGAGGTCGCACCGCTCAGCGCGCGCATCGAGCGCGGTGCGCGGGAGCTGGCCGAAGCGATCGCGCGACACGACGCCGCCGCGGTGACCGATCCGTTCGCGCCCGAGAGCTACCTCGGCGAGGGCCGCTCCTTCGGTCACCTCCTGGGCGGTCTCGCGGGGGAGTAG